The Glaciimonas sp. PCH181 nucleotide sequence CGACAAATGGCCGCCCAAATCGCCATCCAGACGATTCGCTTTGACCACCATCGCCATCGCATTCCAACGCATCCACGAACGCAAACGCTCTTCGATTTCGAGATTGCCGGGGCAATGTTCGCCGATGTGCGCAGGAATCGTATTGACGTAAGCAGTGTTGCTCGAAAATGGAATCTGTGCCCCGCGCCGACGCGCCAGGTCCACCATGCGTTCCATCAAATAATGCGCCCGTTCAGGCCCTTCGGTTTCGATGACGGCTTCTAGCGCGTCTAACCATTCTTTTGTTTCGATGACGTCTGGATCGTTGGTGGCTTGCGCCAAAACCTGGTCGAGTTGGGCTGACATGTTGAGTCTCCTGAGTTATTTAAGCGCTTTATACCGATCTATTTTGGGATCGAATGGAATAGCGGGCTGACATCAATTCCGCAAAAATACTCACCTACGGACGATAAATATAGGCGATGCGGCGAATTCTAACAGAGACTTTTTACACTTTCAAATGGTGATATGACTTTTCATATTATGAAAATATGCCGCAAAGCAGCATTGCATAGCCTAAACTGCAAAGGCACGCATTCTACCTACAGAATCTTCGAATAGCAGAGAGAGAAAATGGGTGAGATCAGATCGTGACGCATTGCAACAATGCGTCACGTAGAAGGCGGTTCAGAACAGAAACGCCTATATTTAAAAACAACAATAAAATCTTAAAGCTGAAAAATCGCGCAAAATTGTTCCATCCTTCAGCGAGGTTAAAACCGGACAATCACGACCGCGGCGACATTCAATAGGCCAAACGCCCTACCGCTGCGAACCAGCCCCAACGCACAATTTTGCGTAAATATAAAAAACTAATTCGGTTTAGCCGGACTGCCGTTTTTCTTGGCCCCGATCCGACTTTCTTTACCTGACAACAAATTACCAATATTTTTGGCGTGACGATAAACCAACAACGCGCTCATCACCACAATCGCCAGCAAAATCACGTCAGCGCCCTTCATCAGGGTATAAAAGAATGGCGCGAACAAACACGTTACCAACGCGGCCAACGAAGAATAGCGAAACGCATACGCAATAATCACCCAGGTTGCCAGCGCGCCCAATCCCAACAAGGGCTGAATCCCGATCAGAACGCCAAACATCGTTGCCACACCCTTGCCGCCGACAAAACGGAAAAATATCGGCCACAAATGTCCTAAAAAGACGGCAATCGCCACCAACGCAATGCCGCCGTCATCCAAACCATATTGCGGACCGAATTTTTGCGCCAGCCAAACGGCCAGCCACCCTTTGAAGCCGTCGCCTAGCAACGTCAGGACCGCCGCCACTTTATTGCCACTGCGCAACACATTTGTTGCGCCGGGATTTTTCGAGCCATAAGTACGCGGATCGCCCAGCCCAAATAACTTGCTCACAATGACGGCAAATGAAACAGAGCCGATCAAATACGCGGCAATCGTAAATAAAAGCATGTTCATGCATGTTCTTTCTTATTAATTCGTAGGGAAGCGCGGCAACGGCTGCGC carries:
- the plsY gene encoding glycerol-3-phosphate 1-O-acyltransferase PlsY; this translates as MNMLLFTIAAYLIGSVSFAVIVSKLFGLGDPRTYGSKNPGATNVLRSGNKVAAVLTLLGDGFKGWLAVWLAQKFGPQYGLDDGGIALVAIAVFLGHLWPIFFRFVGGKGVATMFGVLIGIQPLLGLGALATWVIIAYAFRYSSLAALVTCLFAPFFYTLMKGADVILLAIVVMSALLVYRHAKNIGNLLSGKESRIGAKKNGSPAKPN